In Spirochaetota bacterium, the DNA window GCGCTCGTCATCGCAAGCGCTTTGGCAAGCCCGCGATATCCGTCGGCACGGTTCTGATAGAACGCGAGCTTCTCGCTTCCCGGTTCGTTCCTGTATTTCAATATGCGTTCATGTTCCGCCATGGGTGTCCTACGTGAGCCTTGCAATTATTTCATCGACCGTATCCGTGGTAAGGTTCTCATGGTAATCATCGTTTATCTGCATGGCGGGAGCGCCGCCGCAGGCGCCGAGACACTCCACCTCGATGAGCGTATAGCGCAGGTCCGGTGTCGTTGCGCCGATCTTTACATTGAGCTTCTTCTCGAGATGCGTGAGTATCGCGTAGCTTCCGCGAAGTGAACAGGAGATGTTCGTGCACACCTGAACGAGATACTTCCCCACCGGCTGCTGGTTATACA includes these proteins:
- the nuoE gene encoding NADH-quinone oxidoreductase subunit NuoE, producing the protein MADAAAIEAIAREYAGKFPDKQPAVLAALHHANSTDGHITPEAVEAIAAAVGVTAVRVWGVATFYTMYNQQPVGKYLVQVCTNISCSLRGSYAILTHLEKKLNVKIGATTPDLRYTLIEVECLGACGGAPAMQINDDYHENLTTDTVDEIIARLT